The Pseudodesulfovibrio cashew genomic sequence CAACCGCTACTGCGGCGATGGATTCAAAGCCATCCTTGCGATCATCGTTAAGGATGCGCTCCCGCTCCGCCTCGCTGATCTTCAGGGCCTTCAGGTAAACATCGGGAGACGCCTGGGGATAGACCGGCATGTCCCCGTCGGTGTAACGCTTGGCGGTTATGGTGAATCGTTCGCCCTCGTCACTGTAGGAAAAATTGAAACTGTCGCCCTTGAAATGCTCGGCCAGTCCCATTTCTTCCATGGGCAAAATGTCTATGGAATCGAATTCCTTTTCTTCATAGTCTCCTGCATCGAGCATGAAGCCGTAATACTTCTTGGGCTCGCCCGTAGCGTAGACATAAAAATATATGGGCTCGTACTTGGCTCCCTCCAAGAAGGGCACGCCCTTGGGGTAGTGCATGTACCCGATCCACTCCCCTTCGGGGTCGCTCCGCTTGGCGCGGAGGCGACGCAGGTAGTTGAGCTGGTTCATGTACTCCTGCTGGTTCTTGAGCATCAGGGCGGCGCCGTCCGGCACGTCGCCCAGGTCCACCAGCTTCTTGATCACCGCGTCCATGCGCTTCTGCTGCGCCACCAGCAGGTTGCGGTACTGCTCGCCCAGCGAGGTGTACTGCGCCACCTGGAACGGGTCGTCGATCTCGGCCGCCCAGTAGGCGTGGACCATCGCCTGCTCGAGCAGCGCGGCGGTGGTGTTGACGGTGGTCCGAAGCGACAGGAGCTCGGCCAGCAGCGGGTTGAACTTGTTGAGGTAATCCACCACATCCTGATGGGGGTACTGGCGCAGAACGCCCCAGGTTTCCTGGAACTTGGCCTCGTCCTTGGCGTTCATGTCGCCATAAATGAGGCGCATGCCCTCCATGGCCGCCGTGACCGCCCCGTCCCACTGGGCGGCGGTGATCTCGTTGAGGTCGATAAACGGCGCGGCCTTGACCGGCGGCACCTTGGCCATGACCTCCTGCAGGCTCGGCATGGGCACCGGAGTCTCAGAAGCAGGAGACTGGACAGGTTCGGACACGGCCCCGGCATCAGCCTGACTCGCAGCCCCGTTTTCGGCCAGGTCCGCTCCGTCTTCCGCCTCCTCTTCTGAAGGCATGGCAGCGCTGCCGCCAACCATCTCCGCCGTCTTCCGCTTACCCTTTTCCCAGAGGTCCTGTGCGCCCTGCTTTGCGGACTGCACTTCCTCCGAGTTCATGACCTCGGTGGTCTTCCGTTTGGTCGTATCCCAGAGTTCACCGGCCCCGGAGCGGGCGGACTGCACCTCGTCGGAACTCATGACGGCATCGACGGTTTTCTCCGCGTCATTGAACAGGCCGGACACGAACCCGCCGAGTCCGCCGTCGCCCTCGGGCTCCTTTTTGGCGGTGGCCACGGGGTCGCTCTTCATGCGCACCCCGGACAGAGCCTCGACGATGAAGCCGGGCGGGGTCTCCTTGCCGTAGGAGGCATCCACGCCGCCCATGACGAGCCGCACCCGGCCGTCACGATAGGGCAGGAAGTTGTAGACCAGCAGTCCCCGGTTTTCGCCTACGGCATAGGGGCAGTTGGGCACGCCGAGCACCGTGTTCGGGCCAGAGGAAAAAAATTTCGGATTCTTGAAACCGGCGGACTTCCAACGCTGCTCGTACCGGGCGAGCCACTCGTAGTACTCGTCCTCGGACATTTCGGGCATGCGCTCCTTGTCCACCTGCATGAAGGCGGAGAGCCCGTCCTGGCTGGTCGTGAACAACCGGCTGTCCGGCGAGTCGGCGTCCACCGGCTGCGCGGTCCACTTGTCGGAGAGATCGATGACGAAGTCCCCCCAGTCCAGGTCATCGGCCAGCGCATTGCCGGGAACGGCGGCGCAAAGGAAAAAGAAGAAAAAGATGATTGAACGAATACTGCCGATTCCCCGCATGGCAACCCCGAAAATTATTGTTTCTGTTTCCGTTTCCGTTTCACTCCGTTGGCCTTGAGAGCGGCTTCAATGTCCCCGAACCGCGCCAACGAATTCTCCATTATCTTCATGACCTCGCCGTTCTCCCGGTACAGCTTGATCCCGACCTCGTTATTGTGCCGCATGGTCATGCCGAGCCCGGCGGAGCTCAGCGATCCCCCGAAGAACAAAAGCAGCGTACCAAGCCGCGACGATGTCTTGGATTCGTACGACTGGAAATAGTCGATGGAGCCCCAGGGGAAGACCCTGCTCCCGGTCCAGGAGAACTCATGGAGCCCGTCTTCGCCGATGCGGTACGCCAACTGGCTGTACCTGAGCCCCACGATCAGCAGGGCGATGCCGCAGGCCGCCATCAACCACATGGCCCCGGTCAGCCATATCCAGCCCTTGTCGATCGAAAAAACCGAGGTGCCGGGAGAGTTGGACCAGACCACGAGCAAGGGCAGCAACCCCATCACGGGCGTGAGCATAAGCCCCATCAGGTCGGGCGCGATGACGGAATTGCCCTGGGGATAGCGGATGTCCTCCGGCCCCCACTTTCTTTTGGGGATCAGAAAATACACCAGCAATCCGGCCATGGCCAGAGCTAGGCCATACCAGCGGTAGGGGCGCCAGTAGGGGTACGGGAGATCGGTGAACTCTTGAGGATAATCGTTTTGCAGGAAAAGCCAATGACGGCCTTCATCTATGCAGATATACCCGGATAGCGGGTAGCCATCCAGGGAATTGAAAGGCGCTTCGTCCCCGGCAAAGGCGAATTGGTTTCGAAAGTAGCCGAACCGCCGTGCGGCCAGATCAGGGTCCCCGTCGGGGTTCTCAAGACGTTTCGCCAATTTTTCCCAGGCCTGCCCGGAAACTTCCTGCCGCCTGCCCTCGGTGCTGGAGAACTTGAACACCTCCAATCCGAACGCCTTGTCTCCTTCCCATTTCTGATAATCTGCATAGCTCCGCTGGAAATCGGCAACACGGACAACGAGGACCTTGTCCCCGGGCCAGAGGAATAATGCGCCGCCGCACAACAATAGGCACAAGGCAAGAAAACGCCGCAGAAACTCAGTCATGATATCGCACGAATCAGGATTGGATAAAGGGCCGCTGGCAACTCAACTCAAGGACGCACACCATTCTTCGCAAGAATAAAAATACCATTAACAAAAACCAACAGTTGGTCAACAAATATTAATCCAGTGTTAACAGGGGGCTTGTATCGTTGTCTTCACCTGTGGCATAGGCATGGCTAATATCGGTGTGAGAGAAACCCAAACGGGACAACTTGCATGAACAGACTCATTCCTACAGTTATGTCACATCAGATGGCAGTACCGTCCCGTCGGGGAAAGGGCGCGGCATGAGATTGCGGCAGTCCTTCATCGCGCTGGTACTCGCGGGCTACATGGCCACGATCTTCCTCATCTATTTTTTCGAATCGTCGGCGGGCAACGCCAACATCAAGACGCTGTTCGACGCCTTCTGGTACTCCCTGGTCACACTGACCACAGTCGGATACGGCGACTACTACCCCACGACCGTCATGGGCAAGGTCGTCTCCTCGACCATGGTCTTCGCCAGTCTCGGGGTACTCGGTTATTTTGTCGGCAAACTCACCGAACACTTTCAGGCTTTAGCGGAGAGGCACAAGATGGGATTGGACGGAACGGATTTCACCAAGCATGTCATCATCGTCGGCTGGAACGACTTCTCCGAAGGGGTCGTGACGCAGTTGGTCAATGCCGGAAAGAAAGCATGCGTCATCGTTGACGAAAAGAGCCACATCGACATAATCAGGGATCATTTCAAGCGTGACAGCGTGTTCGCCACTTTTTCCGACTTCAACTGCCGGGACTGCCTGAGCAGGGCCAATGCGGCCCAGGCCGCCTCGCTGATGCCCTGCCTGGGGGACGACACCCGAAACCTGGTGTTCATCCTCAACGCCAAAAAGGTCTACCCCGACCTCTCCTTCGTTGTCACGCTGGACAACGCCGAGCTCAAGGAAACCTTCGAAAGCGCAGGGGTTCACTTCACCATCTCCCGCAACGAGGTGGCGTCCAAGATCGTGGCCAGCTACATTTTCGAGCCCAGCGTGGCCCGTTTCAACGAGGACCTGCTCGCCTCGGCAACCGGTGACAACGATTACGACATCCAGCAATACTACATCACCGAATCCTGCCGATATGCACACCATACGTACGGGGAGACCTTCAACGACCTGCGGGAGAAGCACAACGTCCTGTGCATCGCCCTCAGCCACCCCATCGACGACGGCCGCGAACTCGTAAAGCTGCCCCCGTCCACCGAGGTCGTACAGCCGGGCGACTATCTGGTCATGATGACGTCGGGAAAGGCCGTGGGGCGGCTCAAGGACATCTTCGGCGTCAACGAAGGGCTGTACTTCGACGAATAGCTGCACCAGGACATGCCCTCCGCCATGAAGCATCTTTGGGATCGATCCAACAGAACGCCACGGATTCAGTTGAAGAGACAGCGGGGCAGTGCGGGGCTGGACAACCTTGGCAGGAAGGGAGCAGACTAGCATAGGCCGGAATCGTAACTGGGGCAGGTCAATTGACTTGCCGACATATCCCGCCAACCCTCTACAGCGATGGATGCCTTATGAGATACAAGCAGGCAGTCGTAGTGATACACGGGATCGGGGAGCAGCGCCCACTTGAAACACTGAGAGGTTTCGTGGATGCAATCCTACCTGAGCCAGAGGACAGCTCGGACAGGAAATACCGCAGCAAGCCGGATCAAATGGCCGAATCCTTTGAACTTCGATGCTTGCAAGCCCCAGGGAGCAGAACTCGCCCCATCACGGATTTCTACGAATACTATTGGGCCCATCACATGCGGAACTCCAAGCTGTCTGGTGTTGTAACCTGGCTTTGCAGCTTGTTGATTCGCCCCATTGGGAAAGTGCCCAAGGGGCTGCGCCCGATTTACTTCGTTACGTACGCCGGCTTACTGCTGGCTTTCGCCATACTTCTTTGGGGCCTGATCGACCAGACAGGCCAATCGCTTCCGAACCGTCTCATAAGCCTGTATAAAACCGAACAACTATACGTTTCCGCGGGCATTCTCATTGTACAGGTTCTTATCAGCAGGTTCATGCTGGGATATGTTGCGGACGCCGCTCGTTACCTGACACCAAGCCCTGACAACATAGAGGAGCGCAACAAGATCAGAGCCGAAGGCATCAAGCTGCTTCGCTCCCTCCATGACTCAGGAAGATACTGCAGGATAATCGTTGTCGGGCATAGCCTCGGGTCCGTCATCGGCTATGACATTCTACGCCATCTGTGGGTTGAGAAGAGGAAACCTTCTCCACCAAAGGCGATAAAGCAGCCCGTAGCCAAGCACTTTGATGATACAGTTCATCCGATTCAAACGGCGACCACACCCATTACACGCGATGAGATAGAAACGTTTCAGCAGGAACAACATAAATTATGGCGGGAGCACCGCGATGCAGGCATACCGTGGCTTGTTACCGACTTCATAACGCTTGGCTCACCATTAGCGCATTCGGCATTGCTCCTGGCCAAGACGCCAGCTGAATTTCTTGAGCGCAAGCAAGAGCTTGAATATCCTTCATGTCCACCAATGCCGACAGAACAGACCCACTATCTGGAACACTACACGGATCCTCATCTGAGCCTGCGAATCCCGCATCACGGTGCGTTGTTCGCATCGACTCGCTGGACCAATCTTTTCTTCCCCTATCACAGCCTTATACTCGGCGATGTCATCGGCGGAGCCTTGGCCGACAGCCTTGGGCAGGGCATCAAAGACATCCCTGTCCAACCATCAAGAGCCGGATTCTTGAGAAAAACCTTATACTCCCATGTTTGCTACTGGGAACCGGCAGATTCGGAGCCCACAGAACACACGGACATGACATCTGATTCCCTGGAGGCCCTTCGGTCTACATTACGACTGGAAAGCCTACGATCCAAGGCCCCTTGGCCGGACCCGGATTGATTGCCCTGGCATTCTTCGTCTCCCCAAAAGCAGGGCTTGGGTGACATTCAACCATGTCACTCAAGCCATCCAGACATACGATGTCTCAATCGACGATCTCTCGCTAACGCAATGTCTTGCAACAACGTCGCCACATTGCCATGGCGCTTTGTATATCATCCATAAAAAAAACAGGACGTCAGATCATCTAAAGATGCAATCTAACGTCCTGATTTCACTCTGGTACAGGGGAGGGACGTGAATCAAATCTTTAACCAGCTAGTATGTTAGTAAATACACACACAACTCTTCAAGAACTACTCACAAAGTTACTCACACATAGCATTCCCATCTTCCAAGTAAAAAGAGCAACTTGCTAAATTATATGCCCTTGAGAAGGGGGCGACCTAGGTCCGACCTCTCTTGGCAGATGTGTCTGCCATTTCAATTCACGCCCCGTGCAGGGGGCGACTCGACAAACGGATTACGCGGGTTGAGGACAATATGTTTCAATCCACGCCCCCGTGCAGGGGGCGACGGGTGGTGTTAGTGGCTGATCAGATTGTCAAACAGTTTCAATCCACGCCCCCGTGCAGGGGGCGACACGGGTACACCTACGAGGTCCGCGCCCGTTCCGTGTTTCAATCCACGCCCCCGTGCAGGGGGCGACATTTTAAGGGGTACGTAGATCACTTTTACAACTTGTTTCAATCCACGCCCCCGTGCAGGGGGCGACGCGGAGATATACGGACGTTCCGCGCCTTTTTACCGGTTTCAATCCACGCCCCCGTGCAGGGGGCGACTCGGTCACTACCGGCACCGCCGGGGGACGAGAAAGTTTCAATCCACGCCCCCGTGCAGGGGGCGACAAGACGCGGAGCGGACATCGCGCCAACACGTTCAGGTTTCAATCCACGCCCCCGTGCAGGGGGCGACACCTTTTCAAGAGCGACGTTTCGGAGGTCGAGCTTGTTTCAATCCACGCCCCCGTGCAGGGGGCGACGGGCGGGGTAAGCCAAAGGCGCGACGACGAGCTTGTTTCAATCCACGCCCCCGTGCAGGGGGCGACCGGGACGCGGGCAACCGGGGTCGCCTTTTTGCCCAGTTTCAATCCACGCCCCCGTGCAGGGGGCGACACGCCGAAGCAGGCCGGGCCAGCGCACCGGATATCGTTTCAATCCACGCCCCCGTGCAGGGGGCGACTGGTCAGGGTGCGGATGATGTGCAGACGTTGAGCGTTTCAATCCACGCCCCCGTGCAGGGGGCGACACCCCTGGCGCTGGCCGGTGACGATGTACTTCGAGTTTCAATCCACGCCCCCGTGCAGGGGGCGACCGGCGGTGGTTACTGGAGGTCTTGCCTATGCGGCTGTTTCAATCCACGCCCCCGTGCAGGGGGCGACAGGGCAATTCGTGGCATAACTACGTGTTACACGGCGTTTCAATCCACGCCCCCGTGCAGGGGGCGACAGGGCAATTCGTGGCATAACTACGTGTTACACGGCGTTTCAATCCACGCCCCCGTGCAGGGGGCGACGGGACACGGCAGGGGTAGCATAGGAAGGTCGAATGTTTCAATCCACGCCCCCGTGCAGGGGGCGACGGGTGGTATGGTAAATGTGGACAGATCGCCTATGGTTTCAATCCACGCCCCCGTGCAGGGGGCGACACGGGCCGAACGCGGGATGTTGTCGATTTCGACGGTTTCAATCCACGCCCCCGTGCAGGGGGCGACTGGTCGCCGTAATCGGCAGATCGGGCAGCGCAGAGGTTTCAATCCACGCCCCCGTGCAGGGGGCGACCCTTGGACATGCGGAGCCCGTTCAGATCGATGATGTTTCAATCCACGCCCCCGTGCAGGGGGCGACCACACATGGCGGGTACTTCCGTCGCATCCATGATGTTTCAATCCACGCCCCCGTGCAGGGGGCGACGCAAGTGCCGAGGCGGGCACATGAGGTTGAACCGTTTCAATCCACGCCCCCGTGCAGGGGGCGACCCAGCTGCTTCTTGGTCTGCTGATCGGACGCAAGGTTTCAATCCA encodes the following:
- a CDS encoding potassium channel family protein, whose protein sequence is MRLRQSFIALVLAGYMATIFLIYFFESSAGNANIKTLFDAFWYSLVTLTTVGYGDYYPTTVMGKVVSSTMVFASLGVLGYFVGKLTEHFQALAERHKMGLDGTDFTKHVIIVGWNDFSEGVVTQLVNAGKKACVIVDEKSHIDIIRDHFKRDSVFATFSDFNCRDCLSRANAAQAASLMPCLGDDTRNLVFILNAKKVYPDLSFVVTLDNAELKETFESAGVHFTISRNEVASKIVASYIFEPSVARFNEDLLASATGDNDYDIQQYYITESCRYAHHTYGETFNDLREKHNVLCIALSHPIDDGRELVKLPPSTEVVQPGDYLVMMTSGKAVGRLKDIFGVNEGLYFDE